Below is a genomic region from Miscanthus floridulus cultivar M001 chromosome 1, ASM1932011v1, whole genome shotgun sequence.
NNNNNNNNNNNNNNNNNNNNNNNNNNNNNNNNNNNNNNNNNNNNNNNNNNNNNNNNNNNNNNNNNNNNNNNNNNNNNNNNNNNNNNNNNNNNNNNNNNNNNNNNNNNNNNNNNNNNNNNNNNNNNNNNNNNNNNNNNNNNNNNNNNNNNNNNNNNNNNNNNNNNNNNNNNNNNNNNNNNNNNNNNNNNNNNNNNNNNNNNNNNNNNNNNNNNNNNNNNNNNNNNNNNNNNNNNNNNNNNNNNNNNNNNNNNNNNNNNNNNNNNNNNNNNNNNNNNNNNNNNNNNNNNNNNNNNNNNNNNNNNNNNNNNNNNNNNNNNNNNNNNNNNNNNNNNNNNNNNNNNNNNNNNNNNNNNNNNNNNNNNNNNNNNNNNNNNNNNNNNNNNNNNNNNNNNNNNNNNNNNNNNNNNNNNNNNNNNNNNNNNNNNNNNNNNNNNNNNNNNNNNNNNNNNNNNNNNNNNNNNNNNNNNNNNNNNNNNNNNNNNNNNNNNNNNNNNNNNNNNNNNNNNNNNNNNNNNNNNNNNNNNNNNNNNNNNNNNNNNNNNNNNNNNNNNNNNNNNNNNNNNNNNNNNNNNNNNNNNNNNNNNNNNNNNNNNNNNNNNNNNNNNNNNNNNNNNNNNNNNNNNNNNNNNNNNNNNNNNNNNNNNNNNNNNNNNNNNNNNNNNNNNNNNNNNNNNNNNNNNNNNNNNNNNNNNNNNNNNNNNNNNNNNNNNNNNNNNNNNNNNNNNNNNNNNNNNNNNNNNNNNNNNNNNNNNNNNNNNNNNNNNNNNNNNNNNNNNNNNNNNNNNNNNNNNNNNNNNNNNNNNNNNNNNNNNNNNNNNNNNNNNNNNNNNNNNNNNNNNNNNNNNNNNNNNNNNNNNNNNNNNNNNNNNNNNNNNNNNNNNNNNNNNNNNNNNNNNNNNNNNNNNNNNNNNNNNNNNNNNNNNNNNNNNNNNNNNNNNNNNNNNNNNNNNNNNNNNNNNNNNNNNNNNNNNNNNNNNNNNNNNNNNNNNNNNNNNNNNNNNNNNNNNNNNNNNNNNNNNNNNNNNNNNNNNNNNNNNNNNNNNNNNNNNNNNNNNNNNNNNNNNNNNNNNNNNNNNNNNNNNNNNNNNNNNNNNNNNNNNNNNNNNNNNNNNNNNNNNNNNNNNNNNNNNNNNNNNNNNNNNNNNNNNNNNNNNNNNNNNNNNNNNNNNNNNNNNNNNNNNNNNNNNNNNNNNNNNNNNNNNNNNNNNNNNNNNNNNNNNNNNNNNNNNNNNNNNNNNNNNNNNNNNNNNNNNNGTGTCTTCCTCTACCTcccttcatgttactatcctggcttagaatTCTACtacgcactggtgcctctggaggtctccattggacatatccaaaccatttcaaccggtgttggataagtttttcttcaattggtgctacccctaatctattacATATACCATCgttccaaactcgatcccttctcgtatgaccgcaaatccaacgcaacatacgcatttccgacACTTATTGTTGAATATGTTGTCTTTTCGTAAGCCAATTCTGCACcaacaacatagcaggtctaatcgtcgtcctataaaacttgccttttagcttctgtggtacccttttgtcacataggacaccaggtgtttgccaccacttcatccaccttgttttgattctatggctaacatcttcatcaatatccccgtctctttgtagcattgatcctaaatattgaaagatatccttcctaggcactacttaatcttccaaactaatatcttcctcctctcgagtagtagtgccaagtcacatctcatatactcagttttagttctactgactctaaaacctttggacttcaAAGTCTCTCGCCATAacttcagtttctgattcactcctgtccggctttcatcaactagcactacatcatccatgaaaagcatacaccaattAGGCCTAACAAGATTAGAAATCTGAGGAGGCATTAGCAGCAGTCTATCATAACCTGATTGACTAATCTGTGATGACCAACTGAAACAAATGCACTAGTCACTTGCACCTCTAAAAATCTATTATCCAGTTTACATCAAGATGCACCACCCACAGGTAAGGTACCTAATGCAAATCGGACTACTAGTCCATTAATGCTAGCTCTCCTCTTTGCTTCATGGCTCATTCTACTTCAGTTGACTGATTGGACAATCATCAGAACATTCTATCGATGAGCAGTGGTGGTTGCTTTACCTCGAAGTGAATGGAGATATCATCCGTGATGGAGCAGAGAGGGGGGGCACTTGTTGTAGGATTGCCGATGTAGTCACCGACACCATGCTGCTACACCTTGCTGTGCGTCCTTCCCCGTCTAGTTGCTCTGTGCGAGCTGAGCTCTGAGgacagtggtggtggtggcgcccggATCTAAGGCCTGAGGGAGGGTGGTCGCACGATGTAGCCGCCAAGGACGGCACAGCCGCCGCTCCCCCAACCTACCGCGCTGTCGCAGCCCTCGTTGCCCATCTCCCTCCCTCTAGACCTCACCTCTCGGGCCGTCTCTCGATCACACGCCAGACACGCTTCGCACTGCGCCTCACCGCCGCACTCTCCTAGCCGCCACCTCCCCGCTCTCTCTCCACGTCGCGCTCAgcctgctcgtcgccggcgacggGCGGCGCCAGCGCGACTAGCTCGCCGCTGCACTCTGCAGAGGCGATGGGCCGTCTATGACCCAGAGCTGCACGTGCTCGCGGAGCAGGTTCCACAACTCGTCCCTTGTCGCCGTGTATGAAGTCGTCTTGGTTGGGGCAGGGGGagaggtggtggcggcggaggaTGGAAAGGGGGATCGAGGGGATGAGAGAGAGAGACCAGacgggggaggagagagagagagagagagagagagagaggagagagagagagagagagagagagagagagaggagagagagagaggatgggacGGGACGGGGGAGGGGAGGCTGAGGGGGTTCCGGACTTAACTATTTTTCATCTTTTTTCGGGTCCGAGGTGTTATAGTATAGACGTGTTTTTCTTGAAACGCGTCGCTGAGAAGGAGCCCCCGATATCAGTGACACGTCTAGTTGGGAAGAGTCGCTGATAAGATGTCAATAGTGACGCGTTTTGTTTCTTGGCCATAGGTGAGTGACGCGTACCATTTATCCGCGTCACTGATGTTATATTAGTGACGCGTTTCAACTCTAGGTCACTGATTAAGGTGTCTTCTTTGTGCTTTTTTGGCATAGTGTTGGTAAGATGGCTCTAGGTTGCAAAACTCTACGTAGGGTTGGTAAGTTAAAGCACACTCGAAAAGCCTAAGGTGTCTATTctattaaggccccgtttagttccacccaaaagccaaaattttttgcatagtacccgtcacatcgaatcttgcggcacatgcatagacgaaaaaaaaactaattgcacagttaggtgagaaatcgcgagacgaaactttcgaacctaattaatccataattagacactaattaccaaatacaaacgaaagtgctacagtacccaaaacccaaaaaatttcggatctaaacggggcctaagtttATGTTTTTTTCTAGTGTAGATCAAACTGAATCTAGGTTTAAATGACTCAATTCATATATATCTTCTCTTGGGCTCACGTGCTCCTTATAACAGGGAGCCCTTGAGAAACAATGGAGATCGAGTATGCTGAGGCCCATTGGCAATTCTTACAAGTTTTTCAGCTCAAACTCTGGTAAGATATAATGGAGAAAGAGCACACTTAGATATAGAGAAATCAAATGCAAAGTCTATCAGGAATAACTAATTGAAGAACTTCGTTGATGTGCATGTAGCCGTTTGGGCCATATGATTCAAAATTTCTAATGTCCATGGATTAGGAAGTTAGACACATCAATCTTTTTTTAATATGCAAGAGAGAGCTGTATAAACAGTTTGTTACAGAACATTATGTCACGTTcgcgagaaaaaaaaaacatgtcatGCCGAAACAAGTGCAAAACTCGAGGTAGTTCTGGTTGTTTACACCAAGTCAGGCCGTTTCAGTTCATGTACTTGTCTCCAGTATTTCCACCATTGTCACCGCACCGAAATTTTCTTTTCGGCAATGTTGGTCACGATCCAATATCTTACAAGTAGAGAAGGTGTAAAACAAGTGTGAAATAAATAGTAGACCCTGAATGGACAATATATATGCGAGACGTCGTTGTTTTTCCAGTTTGATCTTGAGAAGCCAAATGTAGTGCGAACCAGCGAAAATGCCCGGACACATTTTTATTGATTGACCAATATTGCAAAAGGAGTTGATGAATACATCACAATACAATACCCAGAAAAAGATATACTGCTTATATATGCAGCGAAAGGAAGGCACGAGACACCGtataggcaggcaggcaggcttcACGTTATTTTAGCCCACAGGACGTATACGACGATACGACGAACTCGGCAACCACATCACGGTATGAAGCCTGACGACGAAGAAGCCGCCGGTGTCGGCGGCGAGGAAAGTACACGCCGGACGGCCGATCACTCAAAGGAGCCGGGGTGCTCCCTCTGCATCTTGATGACCTGCCTCCACGAGTCGCGGGTGGAGATCTTGTCGTACCACCTGGCGACGTGCTTCCTGGCGGTGAAGAGCTTCCTGCCCCTGTCGGAGGAGTTGACGATGTAGTGGGAGTTGGGGAGGTGGGAGAGGTCGGCGAGGGTGAAGTCGTCGCCGGCGAGGTACTCGTTCTTGGAGAGGATGTCGTCGTAGACGGCCAGCATGTTGTGcagcttcttctctttctccgcGACACGGGCCTCGTCGGGCCGCACGTCCTTGAGGTGCGGCGCGAACGCCAGGTGGAACACCAGCTCCGAGCTCGGCGCGTCGAAGCTCTGCGTCTCCGCCTGCAGCCACTGCTCGATGGACGCCCGCTCCAGCGACCCCGTCCCGTACAGCTTCTTGTACCCGTCGTCCGGGAACTGCGTGCACAGGTACCGGCAAATCGCCCTGGAATCTGCCATATATGCATACGTGTCAGAATCTGAATGCCGCCATGCATTTCATTTCTTAGTTGTTCTGAGTTCTTACCAACGATTGTTTTGTCACCGTGCTTGAAAGTAACCTGTCCAGTAGGATCCTGCAGAGCCACATCACCCACAGCAGAAGCTTAGGTTTTAATTTCTAGCATCTAGCCATCTCCAACTCCAAGAATTGAGTGAGAGAAACAACTGAATGCGACAGGCCATGACCAAGGTGGGTGATGATGACAATGACATACCCTGAGCTTGATGAACTCGGGGAGCTTGTGCGACTTCTTGAAGGTGTCGGTGCGGACGAGCTCGAACTCGAGGTTCTTCTCGAAGAGGCAGGTCAGCACCCTCGCGACGTCGGTGGACGCCGGCTGTCCGAACACCTGTAGCCCTGCCGCCATTGCTGCTGATCGATGTGTTGGATTGGAGATGACCTGCACTGCAGCGATCGAGAGCAATGTGCTGGATGACCGACCTGCTGCAGATGTGAGGTGAGTCAGACGCTGATGAGATGCCTGGATGAAGATGACGCCGACTCATCGGCGTCTATTTATGCAGGTGGATAATATGCTTGCCTTGCCGCCGAGGATTACAGCACGGCAGCGAAAAGAGAAAGCTCCCCCGATCCGCCTCAAAGGTAAAGAGCGTCAGGATTCTTGCTTGGATCGAGCAACCATGCATGCTTGCACGCACGCTGTCTCCGTCTCCAGGAAGCAAATTAAATTAAAAAGATCTCGCAGAAACGATAGATCACACAAGCTCGCCCATGCGGCGTTCATGATGCATGCGATCCTTTAGCAGCAATGGGGTGAGCAACACGAAAGATCCATCCATGGAGGTGTCGGAGGAATTGAATACTGCAAAGAAAGGATCGCCTACGTTGGATTTCGTACGGAATTGGCGCCAAAGATGGAGCATGTGGCTTATGTCGGGGTACAAGAATATAACTCGctatgtaatgttgggctttaTTTCATCAAACCTAAAGCTAGGTTCTGGATGCAATTTTCAGTGAGACACGGGACTAGGAATTCGATCGATCTGGTTTCGCCGGCCTAGCTagaaacatttttttttcttcagctGTACGTCCAGGTGCCTTTGAGTGTTAACAGGTAAAACAATATATCGGCAGCACAAAGATAAAGATGGTAGATCTGATCGAGTTGCAGTAACGATATGTCCCAGAAACTTGATCCCCCTATGCTGTTTTCATGTCAGTGCTCCatcttactccctccgtcctaaaatataagTGATCCAAATCTGTTTTAACCCAAACTatattaagtttgaccaaatttaaagagaaaaatattaacatctatTGCATCAAAGAGGTATATTAGAAACATACATTTCATAATGTATCCAACTAAGCTAATTTGAAGCTctatgtattttttatttttttatataaacttggtctAAGTTACTACAGTTTTTTTTGGCTAACTTAAGACAAATTAGATCCTTATATTTCACGATAGAGGGAGTACGTGTGAGAATTCTGAGGATGCATGGCAACCAATTGCTTTCTTATTTCGGTGCATTTCGTTGTCCGTTTTGGAAACCCGTCCGCTGTACAAGTGcatatattgtttttttttttcaaattcgcTAAAGAAAGGGGGGATccaacctaggaggaactagGTGGTTTGGTTTTTCATTGATCATTAAGAAGATAAATAGACACCCAAATTCAGTCCAAGAGAGGACTTGAATCTGGGTGGTTGGGTGTATGACCACACCTCCCACCCAACCAATTGAGCTAGGCTCACTTCCTCCAAAATCAGTCCAAATTCTCGTTGATGTTGACAATGGCGACATTTTTGGTAATGTATCTCACATTCTGTTGgtgtgggacccacaggataccccgcaaggaagggagaagaactagcctgactaggattcttcccctgtaatcttagtagtagtattattctgtaatcccactagaaactctcattataaactgactaggactctggcctcctgactatataaaggagggcagggctccttagatcgggggttcagagacgacaattgtacaacacaacactttacaattaatccaacgcaaaggctaacgccgactggacgtagggctattactcgatctacggtcgagggcccgaaccaggataaatcgactgtctcttgcgttaaccgttgagttctgcatacgctgaagctcgaacatactaccccgggtacccccgtggcaggctatcggtggtcaaacatcgacagctggcgcgccaggtaggggctttcggcgactttgcatccgagagctcgatggacctcgacaacatgatcttctcgaagggatcgaccttcatcttcgattcatggatctacgaggcaagcgacaatggcaagctccaaggccgtcccctcgaagattcagatcatcatcaagacTATTCTATTTCGACGATAACaacagatcagcttgccggaagatttgcgcagctcgtaatgtccaatccaactcggattccacgacttcacgcatccgattcaaactcaagttccgcttccgagacgaagtcttgtccgagttctttcggaaaaccgagttcttttctgacaaagctccggaacacgacgtcaacctatcaagaacactactcggagtacactcagaatacttcaaagaagtcgggtcctcttccgttcggactccacaacgtggcaacatcctatcagacatggcacgaaggatccacctatctagtgcttagaatgccactaaaaggagcccaggaaggtcttgttttaaccataacatctcaagactgcatcgttcactggccaggcaccattcctgaggatgatggcacccaactagtcgacgatatgacaacagcaactctaccataccaagaaggagattcgatctatgacctcgaaacctctactgaagttatcaacagctctggcagtacagaaatcaacgacgatgacataACAACTCacactagagaagtattcatgattcgccgtccttgatcaccattgatccccctggAAGTACCCGACGTGAGGTCTTCAAATGAGTCCGAAtctaacatatcaccatttatccaggggcacgatggtgagactgagagtcagaggcaagcaagagaaagaaagatcaaattgaaacaaggacgtcaacgtcgTGCTAaacagcgaaaggacacttggatcaaatatgaatcagacctagccgagtacaatagaagaaaatcagaacaagaggtcgaagaaggacgagcatcgaatacaccctacgataagatacgagaagcactagaagaactcaggacgacctcatatcccaatgaaaaacaagaacaactccGAGACTTTCTCCGATCAATAGTCTTTAGGACAAAcgatggaagggcaacatctcatgaacaggaagatcaaaatcaaaggaagtccgcttttgaaagacttggaccaagtggaagtcacaatggaGAGAGCcaaagaaatcacagtcaaaacaaccgagtcgagcaaccaagaaaggccagaagcagagcacctactcggacagccacatagaactactctcaccaagacgatagttggcaagaagagggcacagaatcagaatatacagaagccagaacgcacgatagattcccctgttttacaaacagacttgcttcaatacgactacctcataagtttaaaccgtccaaccactccaagtacgatggcaagaccgaaccaaagcaatggctcaggatttactcacaatcgattgaattagccggaggagacgatgacatcaaaaccttgttctttcccatggccctagaaaccatgccgcttcaatggtttgacaaattgaatccaggatcaatcagaaattgggaagacttgcaaagagctttctgtaaaaattttgcgggaattattacacatccaatcacccacgtagaattaaaaggactcaagcagaaaggaggtgaaagtcttggaaattactatcgacgatttggtgaactacgagctcaagtacatggcatcacacaacgagaagtaatcaaagctttctctcacgaaatcgtggctaggtggcaatttcaagatttctacaaagaaaacccaagaaacaatgaagaatttagacggaCAGTGGAAaaaatgattactgcagaggaaaaaaTGAGAGAAAGATTCTCGGATAGAAATAACAGAGACAACccagacaggcaaaatcctcgaagcAACAAACATtaggagagaaagcgaggtccagacaacacagtagcaatggctgacaaatcaaagaaatttaccaagcccagaagatatgacgacattgagaacatacgttgccccttgcaccccaacgaAAAGCACACCAtcgaaaattgctacaccttcaatgaaagatacactagaaaagatagcaagggaaacaataaagaagacaatcagaaaaaagaaggagacaaccatgaagacaaaggattccaaaaatccagagggacagtggcagtaatctttgccgaggTTCTAgactctagaagcaaacatcaagataaactagcgttacgaaccatcatggcagcagaacctgctacaccaagatatctcaactggtaaGTGTattcaatccaattttcaagagaagaccaatggaccagcgtagaaaacgtaggccattacccattagttctagatccaaccattgccggtatgactattacgaaagtactaatcgatggaggagccggactcaacatcatttttcagaaactctaaggaagatgggactacaactcgccgagatgatcacaccaacaagcacacctttttatggcatagtacccggcaaggcagtagtgccacttggacaaatcactctactggttacctttggaactccctcgaactaccgtacagagttcatcaagtttgaagttgcagattttgattcatcatatcacacaATCCtcaggcgcccagcactagcaaaattcatggcaataccgcattatccatacttgttgcttaagatgccagggcctaatggtgttctttctcttcggagtgatttaaagcgcgcatttgactgtgacGTATAGGCAATCCAAAGtgcagcaaaggcacaggcaaatgatggaagaaaagaaatagccactatcgccgcagaaataagccaagaagaactagagataccggctaaaagaccaagcatcctagcaccaccaaaagaagccaacgtcaagcaaatcgacctaggcaccggtgatcccttaAAAACAGCAACCATAAgtgcccacctatcagcaaaataggaactcgcgctcaccaactttctttgggacaataaggatatcttcgcttggaagccggccgatatgccaggggtcccaagagagttggctgagcacataattgatgtcaatgaaggctccaagcctgtgaagcaacgactacgacgattctctcccgacaagaaggcagcaattaaaaaggaaattacaaaactaatggcagctggattcatcagggaaattctccatccagattggctagcaaatccagttctggtacagaaaaagaacacggacgagtggcgcatgtgttgactgcatagatctcaacaaacactgcccaaaggatccgtttgggctaccacacattgatcagatagttgattcaacagcaggatctgccctattatcctttcttgattgctatttcagatatcaccagatcgcattaaaagaacaggaccaaagcaagacatgtttcatcactctgttcggtgcctactgctacaggaccatgttgtttggacttaagaatgctggagccacttaccaaagagccatccaaacatgccttggtgatcagatcggcgaaaacgtagaagcatacgtggatgacgtggttgtaaaaacaaagaacccggatacactgattgaagacttaaaacaaaccttcgagaatctgaaaaggtggaggtggaaattgaacccaaacaagtgtgtattcggagttccttcaggacaactactcggattcttggtcagtcatcacggaatcaaagcaagcgccaagttaatttgagccataacagagatgggtcCTCCTCGAAgcatcaaagatgtacaaaaactaacaggctgcatggcgacactcaatcgtttcatttcaagactcggcgaaaaaggattacctttctttaaactactaaagaagacagacaagttcgagtggacggaagaagccaatgaagctttcaagaaacttaaggcatacctcacctcctcactagtcctcaCACCTCTAAAGAAAGataaagacatgatgctatatattgtagcaactactactgtagtcagcacgacaattgtagtggaaagggaagaagaagggcgcgtgtataaagtacaacacctagtatactacatcagcaaagtactgtcagaatcaaaaatccgatacccgcatgtgcaaaaactactctacgccctactaatcacttcacgcaagcttcgtcactattttaaaagccacaagattaccgtagtgacagatttcccactaggagtcatcttacacaacaaagatgcaacaggacgcatatccaaatgggcggttgaactcggtgctctcaacatcgatttcaccctgcggaaagcaattaaatctcaagcccttgctgattttgttgccgaatggatagaaattcaacaacccgtatcaagcgccatctttgatcattggaagatgtactttgatggatcacttaagctaggcGAAGCCGGTGCAGgcatcctcctaatttctctagatggaagacaactaaagtatgtccttcagatattatggcaagccaccaacaatgaagcagaatatgaggctctcatacacgggctaagagtggctattaccctcggaatcaaacgACTACTCAtatacggtgattcagcagtagtcatcaagcaagtcaacaaggattgggattgcaccaaagaaaacatgggtgcttactgtgctgaaatccaaaaactcgaaaaacacttccaaggattagaaattctacatgtcccgcgggattccaacattgcagcagatgttcttgccaagcttggatccgacAGGGCAAAGGTACCACCCGGCGTATTAATAGAGGAattatcagctccttctatcaaacaacccagtgagacaaccacagaactcacagccaaaggcaaccagattctagtaatcaacacttcatggacatagggttttattg
It encodes:
- the LOC136508460 gene encoding glutathione S-transferase F11-like, with the protein product MAAGLQVFGQPASTDVARVLTCLFEKNLEFELVRTDTFKKSHKLPEFIKLRDPTGQVTFKHGDKTIVDSRAICRYLCTQFPDDGYKKLYGTGSLERASIEQWLQAETQSFDAPSSELVFHLAFAPHLKDVRPDEARVAEKEKKLHNMLAVYDDILSKNEYLAGDDFTLADLSHLPNSHYIVNSSDRGRKLFTARKHVARWYDKISTRDSWRQVIKMQREHPGSFE